The Polynucleobacter necessarius genome has a window encoding:
- a CDS encoding malonyl-CoA decarboxylase — translation MLKAAQNFVADSSARNYIQLQKVSESPRQEFFRRLNRASHGTAAVVQMRRDLLQLLDKKPELAAVDFDMCHLLSSWFNPGFLKIHQVDWKSPAEVLEKLIQHEAVHAIDGWDDLRRRLQPDRRCFAFFHPQLPSEPLIFVEVALLPEIPTVITPLVDKKAETVDQASQYKVAVFYSITNCEPGLRGVSMGNFLIKRVAEKLHAEFPGIKTFVTLSPIPGFMDWVAAGAHLGEGVPGERLKPNLKLARDAALAVLKLDSQSWTERLAGGWHPDLASEKEKAALLCLASMYLGLASTGRDDNPVAKFHLGNGAKLHLVNWAGDLSRKGLRQSAGLMVNYLYDLGSVEDNHERFANGEIVYSRAVGRLMAP, via the coding sequence GTGCTTAAGGCGGCTCAAAATTTCGTGGCTGATTCCAGCGCGCGTAATTACATCCAGCTTCAAAAGGTTTCCGAATCCCCTCGCCAAGAATTTTTTCGTCGCCTGAACCGCGCCAGTCATGGTACTGCGGCAGTGGTTCAGATGCGTCGAGATCTATTGCAGTTGTTGGATAAAAAACCAGAGTTGGCTGCGGTGGATTTCGATATGTGCCACTTGTTGTCTTCTTGGTTTAACCCGGGCTTCCTAAAAATACACCAGGTGGACTGGAAATCTCCAGCAGAGGTGCTGGAGAAATTAATTCAACATGAAGCAGTTCATGCGATTGATGGTTGGGATGACTTGCGTCGTCGACTTCAGCCAGATCGTCGTTGCTTTGCCTTCTTTCACCCGCAGTTGCCAAGTGAGCCCTTGATCTTTGTGGAAGTAGCGCTCTTGCCCGAGATCCCAACGGTGATCACACCACTGGTTGATAAAAAAGCAGAAACGGTAGACCAGGCATCTCAATATAAGGTCGCCGTTTTCTACTCCATTACCAACTGCGAGCCCGGTCTTCGTGGTGTATCCATGGGGAATTTTCTGATTAAGAGGGTGGCGGAGAAATTGCATGCCGAATTCCCTGGAATCAAAACCTTTGTGACCTTGTCGCCCATTCCGGGATTCATGGATTGGGTTGCCGCAGGCGCTCATTTAGGTGAAGGTGTTCCAGGTGAGAGATTGAAGCCAAACCTCAAGTTAGCGCGCGATGCTGCGCTAGCAGTCTTGAAGCTTGATAGTCAGTCTTGGACTGAACGGCTAGCGGGCGGCTGGCACCCAGATCTAGCCTCTGAGAAGGAAAAAGCTGCTTTATTATGCTTAGCAAGTATGTATTTGGGGCTTGCCTCGACAGGGCGTGATGACAATCCAGTGGCCAAATTTCATTTGGGTAATGGTGCAAAGTTGCATTTAGTGAATTGGGCAGGGGATTTATCGCGCAAAGGATTACGTCAATCCGCTGGGCTAATGGTGAACTATCTTTATGACTTGGGAAGTGTGGAGGACAACCATGAGCGCTTTGCTAATGGAGAAATCGTCTACTCCAGAGCCGTAGGCCGCCTGATGGCACCCTAG
- the lgt gene encoding prolipoprotein diacylglyceryl transferase, whose translation MLIHPEFNPVVIRIGAFAIHWYGLMYLLAFAQFLLLGRLRIRSPRYQSLGWSYKDLEDLLFAGVLGVVLGGRLGYTLFYMPGYYLANPLSIFKIWEGGMSFHGGLLGVLLALLWFAYRRKASFFVVSDLVAPLVPFGLAFGRLGNFINGELWGRPTDLPWAMVFPMVDSIPRHPSQIYQFLGEGICLGIVLWIYSSKPRRVGQISGLFLLGYGICRFLAEFAREPDAFLGLLGLGLSMGQWLSVPMIIFGIYLIVRVNTKNGSYQ comes from the coding sequence ATGTTGATTCATCCAGAATTTAATCCTGTCGTAATTCGGATTGGTGCATTTGCCATTCATTGGTATGGGCTAATGTATCTATTGGCATTTGCTCAATTTTTATTATTAGGTCGCCTGCGCATCCGTTCTCCGCGATATCAATCCTTGGGTTGGTCATATAAAGATCTTGAGGATCTCTTATTTGCTGGCGTTTTAGGCGTGGTGCTCGGCGGACGTTTGGGTTACACCTTGTTTTATATGCCTGGCTACTATCTTGCAAACCCGCTGAGTATCTTCAAGATATGGGAGGGCGGCATGTCTTTTCATGGCGGTCTACTAGGCGTCTTATTAGCCTTGCTCTGGTTTGCCTATCGTCGCAAGGCTTCCTTCTTTGTTGTGAGTGATTTAGTTGCGCCGCTCGTTCCATTTGGTTTGGCATTTGGCCGTTTAGGTAATTTCATTAATGGCGAGTTATGGGGAAGACCAACAGACCTGCCTTGGGCTATGGTGTTCCCAATGGTTGATTCGATTCCACGCCACCCCTCCCAGATTTACCAATTCTTGGGTGAAGGTATTTGCCTAGGGATCGTGCTTTGGATTTATTCCAGTAAACCACGCAGGGTAGGGCAGATTTCTGGCTTATTTTTACTGGGCTATGGTATTTGTCGTTTCTTGGCGGAATTTGCTCGTGAGCCCGATGCCTTCTTGGGTCTCTTGGGCCTTGGTTTATCTATGGGGCAGTGGCTTTCTGTACCCATGATTATTTTTGGAATTTACCTTATAGTGAGAGTAAATACGAAAAACGGCAGTTATCAGTAG
- a CDS encoding DNA polymerase III subunit chi translates to MARIDFHSNVSNKLEYACRLTRKIWSATPTGESVRNIVIVGEKTDLKKLDELLWIFSASDFLPHCFIEDETALETPIVLTDHFLSPALPQLPHADVLIHLGMKMPSDVSALLAHFPRIVEVVTINEVERLAGRERYKAYRDLGHELHNFDQSKA, encoded by the coding sequence ATGGCCCGCATTGATTTTCATAGCAACGTTAGCAATAAGCTTGAATACGCTTGTCGCTTAACGCGCAAGATCTGGAGTGCTACACCTACTGGCGAGTCTGTGCGCAACATCGTGATAGTGGGCGAAAAGACAGACCTCAAAAAATTAGATGAACTTCTATGGATATTTAGTGCATCAGATTTTTTGCCACATTGCTTTATTGAAGATGAAACAGCGCTGGAAACACCCATCGTGCTGACAGATCATTTTTTGTCACCCGCCTTGCCTCAGTTGCCTCATGCAGACGTATTAATTCACTTGGGTATGAAAATGCCATCTGATGTTTCAGCATTGCTTGCACACTTCCCTCGTATTGTTGAGGTTGTCACGATCAACGAAGTGGAACGTCTTGCAGGTCGCGAGCGATACAAGGCTTATCGTGACTTAGGTCATGAGCTACACAATTTTGATCAATCTAAAGCATGA